One Deinococcus sp. LM3 genomic region harbors:
- the infB gene encoding translation initiation factor IF-2, which produces MSKVRIYTLAKDLGVENAKMLELLDGLGVSYKSVSSTIEEETVELIKEMLAEEAAQAGGAPAQAAAAPESDTPTDADAGSAAPAPQADAPTSGEEVPHRAPVVTIMGHVDHGKTSLLDYIRKTKVAAKEAGGITQHVGAFEAQTSKGKIVFIDTPGHEAFTTIRARGANVADIAIIVIAADDSLMPQTREAIAHAQAAKVPMLIAINKVDLPQADPDRVKTDLTQLNLVPEEYGGDLVVVPVSAKTGEGVEDLLEYISLTAELEDLRADPKGTFGGVIIEGKVDKQAGVLATVMVQEGTLHVSDFLVVGENYGKIKAMTDSNGARIKEAGPSTPVQVLGFSEVPSSGEKVQSAKNEHAAREIVAARASDRRDAENARVQRRLTLEEMMGPLGSVRTVNLILRADTQGSVEAIQGILARKESDDVKINVMLAGIGAPTEGDVLLASTAEATILCFSVTASGGVKKVADGKGVDIKSFRIIYELIDEVDRLIKGNVEPVFEEKYLGRAEVRMLIKHPKSGTIAGSYVTDGSLKRNAKAKVTRGKQVVYEGTIVGLKRFKDDVREVQTGYECGINVDWNDVMEGDIIEASEMVEVEQN; this is translated from the coding sequence ATGTCGAAAGTTCGAATTTACACCCTCGCCAAGGACCTTGGCGTCGAGAATGCCAAGATGCTGGAACTGCTCGACGGTCTGGGCGTCTCGTACAAGAGCGTCAGCAGCACCATCGAGGAAGAAACCGTGGAACTGATCAAGGAAATGCTGGCCGAGGAAGCCGCGCAGGCCGGCGGAGCACCCGCGCAGGCCGCCGCCGCCCCTGAGAGCGACACCCCCACGGACGCCGACGCCGGAAGCGCCGCGCCCGCACCGCAGGCCGACGCACCCACCTCCGGCGAGGAAGTGCCGCACCGCGCGCCGGTCGTGACGATCATGGGTCACGTCGACCACGGTAAGACCAGCCTGCTGGACTACATCCGCAAGACCAAGGTCGCCGCCAAGGAAGCCGGGGGCATCACCCAGCACGTCGGGGCCTTCGAGGCGCAGACCAGCAAGGGCAAGATCGTGTTCATCGACACGCCCGGCCACGAGGCCTTCACGACCATCCGCGCGCGCGGCGCGAACGTCGCGGACATCGCGATCATCGTGATTGCCGCCGACGACAGCCTGATGCCCCAGACCCGCGAGGCCATCGCGCACGCGCAGGCCGCCAAGGTGCCCATGCTGATCGCCATCAACAAGGTCGACCTGCCCCAGGCCGACCCGGACCGCGTGAAGACCGACCTGACCCAGCTGAACCTCGTGCCCGAAGAGTACGGCGGCGACCTCGTGGTCGTGCCCGTCTCCGCCAAGACCGGCGAGGGCGTCGAGGACCTGCTGGAGTACATCAGCCTGACGGCCGAACTCGAAGACCTGCGCGCCGACCCCAAGGGGACTTTCGGCGGCGTGATCATCGAGGGCAAGGTCGACAAGCAGGCGGGCGTGCTGGCCACCGTCATGGTGCAGGAAGGCACGCTGCACGTCAGCGACTTCCTGGTCGTCGGTGAGAACTACGGCAAGATCAAGGCCATGACCGACAGCAACGGCGCGCGCATCAAGGAAGCCGGACCCAGCACGCCCGTGCAGGTCCTGGGCTTCAGCGAGGTGCCCAGCAGCGGCGAGAAAGTCCAGAGCGCCAAGAACGAGCACGCCGCCCGCGAGATCGTCGCCGCGCGCGCCAGTGACCGCCGTGACGCCGAGAACGCCCGCGTACAGCGCCGCCTGACCCTGGAAGAGATGATGGGGCCGCTCGGCAGCGTGCGTACCGTGAACCTGATCCTGCGCGCCGACACGCAGGGCAGCGTCGAGGCGATCCAGGGCATCCTGGCCCGCAAGGAAAGCGACGACGTCAAGATCAACGTGATGCTCGCCGGCATCGGCGCGCCCACCGAGGGTGACGTGCTGCTGGCCAGCACCGCCGAGGCGACCATCCTGTGCTTCAGCGTGACCGCCTCGGGCGGCGTGAAGAAGGTCGCGGACGGCAAGGGCGTGGACATCAAGTCCTTCCGGATCATCTACGAACTCATCGACGAGGTCGACCGCCTGATCAAGGGCAACGTCGAACCCGTGTTCGAGGAGAAGTACCTGGGCCGCGCCGAGGTCCGCATGCTGATCAAGCACCCCAAGAGCGGCACCATCGCCGGTTCGTACGTCACGGACGGCAGCCTGAAACGCAATGCGAAAGCCAAGGTCACGCGCGGCAAGCAGGTCGTGTACGAGGGCACCATCGTGGGCCTCAAGCGCTTCAAGGACGACGTCCGCGAAGTGCAGACCGGCTACGAGTGCGGGATCAACGTGGACTGGAACGACGTGATGGAAGGCGACATCATCGAAGCCAGCGAAATGGTGGAAGTCGAGCAGAACTAA
- a CDS encoding YlxR family protein yields MLTDSPAPTPDRHTPERTCVACRRRRPQAEFTRLARVGGVWAPQSGVRVGRGAYVCADSPDCWQQGRLRRAFGAQAPAVSAALVARSGPEHRPDPSGPPVAASESTPHAPGRVRDGSHRR; encoded by the coding sequence GTGTTGACGGACTCCCCCGCCCCCACCCCGGACCGGCACACGCCGGAACGGACCTGTGTCGCGTGCCGCCGCCGGCGGCCCCAGGCGGAGTTCACGCGCCTGGCACGGGTCGGTGGGGTGTGGGCGCCGCAGTCCGGCGTGCGGGTAGGACGCGGCGCGTACGTGTGCGCCGACTCCCCGGACTGCTGGCAGCAGGGGCGGCTGCGCCGCGCGTTCGGCGCGCAGGCCCCGGCGGTGTCGGCCGCCCTGGTCGCCCGGAGCGGCCCTGAACACCGACCTGACCCCAGCGGCCCCCCAGTGGCCGCATCAGAATCAACCCCGCACGCACCCGGACGGGTCCGTGACGGGTCTCACCGGAGGTGA